The DNA window TTGGTGACAGATATTGACCCAGATGAACAAGTGAAACATGCCATGAACAGAATTAATGCTGCTGAACGTGAAAAAACAGCTGCAGAATATGAATCTGAAGCGCAAAGAATTAGAATTGTAGCCGTTGCAAAGGCAGAAGCTGAATCTAAAAAATTACAAGGTCAAGGTATTGCAGACCAACGTAGAGAAATCGCAAAAGGTTTAGAAGAATCAGTAAGAATGCTGAATAATGTGAATATCGGTTCTCAAGAAGCATCTGCATTAATCGTGGTGACACAGCATTATGATACGCTACATTCTGTAGGTGCAAACAATAGAAGTAACTTGGTTTTATTGCCTAATTCTCCTACTGCTGCAAGCAATATGCTTAATGATATGATGGTAGCCATGACTGCGGCAAATAAATTAGAACAAGCAGATCAAGGAAAAATGCCACCTCCACCAAAACAACATAATCATTAATCATAAAAAATCCCGAGAAATAGACTGCACCCAAAAGTTTAGACAAAATTAAACAATATTCTCAAAGGAAAGAGTTCGGTACTGTACCGGACTCTTTCCTTTGAGATTGAGTCTTATTCTATCATTGTTGTAATAGTGAATGTACTTCACTATTTCGATCTTAAGTTCCTGAATGGAACCAAACTTTCTGGTATAAAACATTTCTGATTTTATCGTTCCAAAAAAGTTTTCTATCACCGCATTGTCCAAACAGTTTCCTTTTCGGGACATACTTTGAATAATACCTTTTTCTTTTAACAAGTTTTGGTAATGTTTCATTTGATATTGCCAACCTTGATCAGAATGTAGAATGATGTTCTGTGTAGATTTTACTTTTCTGAATGATTTCTTTAGCATTCTGATGATTTGGCTAAACACAGGTCTTTCAGATAAGTCAAAACTGACAATTTCACCATTAAATAAATCGATGATTGGAGATAGGTAAAGTTTATTACCCGATACATTAAACTCTGTAACATCGGTTGCCCATTTCTGATTAGGAGCGTCCGATTTGAAATTCCTCTGTAGAACATTGGGCGCAATTTTCCCTTGCTCTCCCTTGTAAGATTTATATTTCTTCACTCGGATAATACTCTTTAAACCTAATATTTTCATAAGTCGTAAAACAGTTTTGTGATTAATCAAAATTCCTTTTTCTTTCAAAAGCAAAGTAATTCTTCTATAGCCCAACCTTCCTTTGTGACGATGATAAATCTGCTTAATCATTTCTTTTATTTCCGCATATTTATCTTTCATTTGAAAGCGTTTTTGATAGTAATAAAAACTGCTTCTTGCCATCGATGTACAATGCAGTAGTACTGCTAAATCAAAGTCCTGCCTTAACTCTTCGATGGCTTTGGATTTTTCCTTTCCTGAATTAAGGCGTCTAACTTTTTTAAAATGGCGTTCTGGGCTTCTAAATAATAAATCCTCTCCAACAGTTCTTCCTCCCTTGTTAAGGGCTTGCCTGTTTTCTTTTTTTTTCGCTTGTAATTACTCATGGTTTTAGGTCTTCCTTTGGGTCTGTTTTCTAAACCTAAAATACCATTTTTTTTGTAATTACGCTGCCAACTAAGAATACTGGACTCCGCAGGAATATTAAACCTTCTCGACGCTTCTTTTAAACTTAAATTCTCTTTCTCAATTACTGATAAAATCTTTAATTTAAAATCTTTTGTGTAATGCGTATTGGAAAGCCGAACAAGTCCTGAAACTCCATAAAGTTCATAAAATTTTATCCATTTACGAACCAATGAACCACAAACTCCAATGCGTTTTCCTAAATCGTCTGTTCCAATATCCCCTTTGTGATATCTCTTTATAGCTTTTAATTTAAAGTCTAATGAATATTTACTTTTTCCCATAAAAAATACCCCTAAAAAGTGTCTAACTTTTTGGGGGCAGTCCAAAATTCTCGGGATTTTTTTGTTTTGCAGAGCCACGAAGTGGCGATGAGAAATAAGATAGGATTTTAATCCTATTTTTTAATCAAATAAATATTTCTCATCATAATCTACTTTATTCTTTCTTAAAATTTCTAAAATTTCATTTTCAAAATGATGTTGTTATTAATTTCTTTATTTTAAATAATTTGATTTTTTAAAAGTTAAAAATAAAATAAAAATAATATTTATAATTGGGATGAGAATTAAGATGGAGTATAATTTTGATAGCTTTAAATTATTTAATCTTCCAATTGAATTAATAATACTTAATAAACACATAAACATATAGAAGAATATTAAAATATGTATGTCATCATTTTTTAAAAGTTGTAATGAGTTTAGTTTGTTATTAAATAAGAGGATTATTAAAGCAATCACTGTTTGATTTATAAAAAATTCTATTCTATTAAAACTAAATTCTTTTATTTTATTTGTTAAATTACTATGTTTTTTTCCGTACATGAAATAAATTAATAATCCGCATAAAAACCATAATCCGAACCAAAACCAGTTGTTGTGCGTCATTCCTGTTAATAAATACAGACAAGAAGTTAAGCCTAATAATGGTATTAGAGAAAGGTTTTTGAGATAAGACAAAACTACTAAAGCTAAATTAATAATTAAAAAAATGATGATAGAAAGCCTAAATTCACCTTCATGCTCATCTGTAATGTTCCATAAATTATGGAAAAACTCTGGCTGCCAAAAATAGAAACCTACTAATCCACCGATAAATAATATAGGGAAAATATATTTAGCATTGATGTAAGGCAAGTGAAATCTACCTTTTAATTTTTCTTTTTGTGGCATCAATAAAATTCCTCCATTTACCAATACAAATGCGAAAATAGTTCCGATACTGGTAAAATCTAAAATAAAGGTTTTATCCGTAAATAAAATAGGTAAACCAACAGCAACTCCTGTAATAATAGTAGCGAAACTTGGAGTTTTATATTTTGGGTGAATTTCTGCAAATTTTTTCGGCATTAATCCATCTCTACTCATGCTCATCCAAATTCTTGGCTGTCCCATTTGGAAAACCAATAAAACCGTAGTAATCGCTACAATAGCGGTTACAGAAACCACAAATTCCATCCACGGAATATTTGCATTTTGAGCAGCGAAAATAAAAGACAATGGATCGCCGATTCCTTCAAATTTTCTGTAATCTACAATTCCTGTTAATACTAATGTCAAAACAATATAAATTGCGGTACTCAAAACCAAAGAAATAATCATTCCTTTTGGTAAAGTTTTTTCGGGATTTTTGGTTTCTTCAGAAAGTACGCTCAATGCATCAAAACCGATGTAAGCAAAGAAAACACCTGCTACAGCACTCATGACTCCTGTAAAACCATTGGGCATAAAAGATTTCACACCTTCATTGTTCGTAGGAACCCAATTTTCAGAATTAATGTAAAAAATCCCTACAGCAATAATTAAAAATATTACAGCTAACTTTAAGATAACCAATAAGTTATTGAAATTTCTACTTTCTTTAATCCCGATATAAACCAACCAAGTGATTAAAGCATTAATAATCAGAGCAGGAATATCTACGATAAATTTAATTCCAGCAATGATGGGAGCAGATTTCCATGCGTTTACCAATTCTTGATTTTGAGAACCTGCCATAAATGCTTTTTTGGCTTCTGTATAACTGGTACTCAAATAATCTGGA is part of the Cloacibacterium normanense genome and encodes:
- a CDS encoding IS3 family transposase (programmed frameshift); amino-acid sequence: MGKSKYSLDFKLKAIKRYHKGDIGTDDLGKRIGVCGSLVRKWIKFYELYGVSGLVRLSNTHYTKDFKLKILSVIEKENLSLKEASRRFNIPAESSILSWQRNYKKNGILGLENRPKGRPKTMSNYKRKKKKTGKPLTREEELLERIYYLEAQNAILKKFRRLNSGKEKSKAIEELRQDFDLAVLLHCTSMARSSFYYYQKRFQMKDKYAEIKEMIKQIYHRHKGRLGYRRITLLLKEKGILINHKTVLRLMKILGLKSIIRVKKYKSYKGEQGKIAPNVLQRNFKSDAPNQKWATDVTEFNVSGNKLYLSPIIDLFNGEIVSFDLSERPVFSQIIRMLKKSFRKVKSTQNIILHSDQGWQYQMKHYQNLLKEKGIIQSMSRKGNCLDNAVIENFFGTIKSEMFYTRKFGSIQELKIEIVKYIHYYNNDRIRLNLKGKSPVQYRTLSFENIV